Proteins encoded by one window of Brienomyrus brachyistius isolate T26 unplaced genomic scaffold, BBRACH_0.4 scaffold32, whole genome shotgun sequence:
- the LOC125721112 gene encoding pantothenate kinase 3-like isoform X6: protein MASLFRYFQPRHLLCATGLVVAAAGTAYLVRRLRKRAELQEVPREPEEPTNPCTSPSPAVRTVEPPSFPWFGIDIGGTLVKLVYFEPEEEQAEAENLKNIRSCLTSNVAYGSTGIRDVQLEVKGLELCGRMGNLHFIRFPTQDLTTFLQMTRDKQFSGLHTTLCATGGGAHKFEADFRTIAGLQLVQLDELDCVIRGVLFMSSSGPSECFYLENPNHPEQCFLKPFQLENPFPFLLVNIGSGVSILAVHGRDNFRRVTGTSLGGGTFHGLCCLLTGCSTFEEALEMASHGDSTRVDKLVQDIYGGDYDRFGLPGWTVASSFGNMISKEQRDSVSKEDLARAALVAVTNNIGSITRMCARNENIERVVFVGNFLRGNMLSMKLLAYSMEYWSAGQMKALFLQHEGYFGAVGSLLELLKSS from the exons ATGGCCAGTTTATTTCGCTATTTCCAGCCGCGCCATTTGCTCTGCGCAACCGGACTGGTGGTTGCAGCAGCCGGTACAGCGTACCTTGTGCGGCGACTCCGTAAAAGGGCGGAGCTCCAGGAAG TGCCCAGAGAACCAGAGGAGCCAACCAACCCCTGCACATCGCCCAGCCCTGCCGTACGCACCGTGGAGCCGCCTT CATTTCCCTGGTTCGGAATAGACATTGGTGGGACCCTTGTAAAATTAGTCTACTTCGAACCAGAGGAGGAACAGGCAGAAGCGGAGAACCTGAAAAACATCCGCTCCTGTCTGACCTCTAATGTGGCTTATGGCTCCACTGGCATTCGAGATGTGCAGCTGGAAGTGAAGGGTCTGGAGCTGTGTGGCCGAATGGGGAACCTGCATTTCATTCGTTTCCCCACCCAAGACCTGACTACCTTCCTGCAAATGACCCGTGACAAGCAGTTCTCCGGGCTCCATACCACACTCTGTGCCACAGGTGGTGGAGCCCACAAGTTTGAGGCTGATTTCCGAACG ATTGCTGGTCTACAGCTCGTGCAACTGGATGAGTTGGATTGTGTCATCCGGGGGGTCCTTTTCATGAGCTCCAGTGGACCCTCCGAGTGTTTCTATTTGGAAAATCCTAACCATCCAGAGCAGTGcttcctcaaaccattccaaCTGGAGAACCCTTTCCCATTCCTACTAGTCAACATCGGATCTGGGGTCAGCATTCTGGCAGTCCATGGCAGAGACAATTTTAGACGTGTCACTGGAACAAG TCTTGGTGGAGGAACGTTCCATGGACTGTGCTGTCTGCTGACGGGTTGCTCCACGTTTGAGGAAGCACTGGAGATGGCCTCACATGGGGACAGCACACGGGTGGACAAGCTTGTGCAGGACATTTATGGGGGAGACTATGACAGGTTTGGTCTCCCAGGCTGGACTGTGGCCTCCAG TTTTGGAAACATGATTTCCAAGGAGCAGCGCGATTCGGTGTCCAAAGAAGATCTGGCCAGAGCAGCATTAGTTGCCGTCACTAATAACATCGGCTCCATCACCAGGATGTGTGCCCGGAATGAG AATATAGAGAGAGTGGTGTTTGTGGGCAACTTCCTGAGGGGTAACATGCTGTCCATGAAGCTCCTGGCCTACTCAATGGAGTACTGGTCTGCTGGACAAATGAAAGCGCTGTTTCTTCAGCATGAG ggCTACTTTGGCGCTGTCGGGTCACTTCTGGAACTATTAAAATCCTCCTGA
- the LOC125721112 gene encoding pantothenate kinase 3-like isoform X23, translated as MASHGDSTRVDKLVQDIYGGDYDRFGLPGWTVASSFGNMISKEQRDSVSKEDLARAALVAVTNNIGSITRMCARNENIERVVFVGNFLRGNMLSMKLLAYSMEYWSAGQMKALFLQHEGYFGAVGSLLELLKSS; from the exons ATGGCCTCACATGGGGACAGCACACGGGTGGACAAGCTTGTGCAGGACATTTATGGGGGAGACTATGACAGGTTTGGTCTCCCAGGCTGGACTGTGGCCTCCAG TTTTGGAAACATGATTTCCAAGGAGCAGCGCGATTCGGTGTCCAAAGAAGATCTGGCCAGAGCAGCATTAGTTGCCGTCACTAATAACATCGGCTCCATCACCAGGATGTGTGCCCGGAATGAG AATATAGAGAGAGTGGTGTTTGTGGGCAACTTCCTGAGGGGTAACATGCTGTCCATGAAGCTCCTGGCCTACTCAATGGAGTACTGGTCTGCTGGACAAATGAAAGCGCTGTTTCTTCAGCATGAG ggCTACTTTGGCGCTGTCGGGTCACTTCTGGAACTATTAAAATCCTCCTGA
- the LOC125721112 gene encoding pantothenate kinase 3-like isoform X14 — MASLFRYFQPRHLLCATGLVVAAAGTAYLVRRLRKRAELQEVPREPEEPTNPCTSPSPAVRTVEPPSFPWFGIDIGGTLVKLVYFEPEEEQAEAENLKNIRSCLTSNVAYGSTGIRDVQLEVKGLELCGRMGNLHFIRFPTQDLTTFLQMTRDKQFSGLHTTLCATGGGAHKFEADFRTIAGLQLVQLDELDCVIRGVLFMSSSGPSECFYLENPNHPEQCFLKPFQLENPFPFLLVNIGSGVSILAVHGRDNFRRVTGTSLGGGTFHGLCCLLTGCSTFEEALEMASHGDSTRVDKLVQDIYGGDYDRFGLPGWTVASSFGNMISKEQRDSVSKEDLARAALVAVTNNIGSITRMCARNENIERVVFVGNFLRGNMLSMKLLAYSMEYWSAGQMKALFLQHEGYFGAVGSLLELLKSS; from the exons TGCCCAGAGAACCAGAGGAGCCAACCAACCCCTGCACATCGCCCAGCCCTGCCGTACGCACCGTGGAGCCGCCTT CATTTCCCTGGTTCGGAATAGACATTGGTGGGACCCTTGTAAAATTAGTCTACTTCGAACCAGAGGAGGAACAGGCAGAAGCGGAGAACCTGAAAAACATCCGCTCCTGTCTGACCTCTAATGTGGCTTATGGCTCCACTGGCATTCGAGATGTGCAGCTGGAAGTGAAGGGTCTGGAGCTGTGTGGCCGAATGGGGAACCTGCATTTCATTCGTTTCCCCACCCAAGACCTGACTACCTTCCTGCAAATGACCCGTGACAAGCAGTTCTCCGGGCTCCATACCACACTCTGTGCCACAGGTGGTGGAGCCCACAAGTTTGAGGCTGATTTCCGAACG ATTGCTGGTCTACAGCTCGTGCAACTGGATGAGTTGGATTGTGTCATCCGGGGGGTCCTTTTCATGAGCTCCAGTGGACCCTCCGAGTGTTTCTATTTGGAAAATCCTAACCATCCAGAGCAGTGcttcctcaaaccattccaaCTGGAGAACCCTTTCCCATTCCTACTAGTCAACATCGGATCTGGGGTCAGCATTCTGGCAGTCCATGGCAGAGACAATTTTAGACGTGTCACTGGAACAAG TCTTGGTGGAGGAACGTTCCATGGACTGTGCTGTCTGCTGACGGGTTGCTCCACGTTTGAGGAAGCACTGGAGATGGCCTCACATGGGGACAGCACACGGGTGGACAAGCTTGTGCAGGACATTTATGGGGGAGACTATGACAGGTTTGGTCTCCCAGGCTGGACTGTGGCCTCCAG TTTTGGAAACATGATTTCCAAGGAGCAGCGCGATTCGGTGTCCAAAGAAGATCTGGCCAGAGCAGCATTAGTTGCCGTCACTAATAACATCGGCTCCATCACCAGGATGTGTGCCCGGAATGAG AATATAGAGAGAGTGGTGTTTGTGGGCAACTTCCTGAGGGGTAACATGCTGTCCATGAAGCTCCTGGCCTACTCAATGGAGTACTGGTCTGCTGGACAAATGAAAGCGCTGTTTCTTCAGCATGAG ggCTACTTTGGCGCTGTCGGGTCACTTCTGGAACTATTAAAATCCTCCTGA